Proteins co-encoded in one Arthrobacter globiformis genomic window:
- a CDS encoding glycosyltransferase family 4 protein, producing MLPPPSIRLLVPANIRHNSGGNVYNAALVQGLEQLGAAVTIQAVAGDWPVGSKEERRRLAGLLGSGTAAGGPAGVPANTVTIVDGLVASGAPEAMEAAAAVGHAPWVLLHMPLDEHPDLEVRALRAAAGVICTSGSAAAEISRRHGLAGVRAALPGTEPARVAGGSEPPRLLAVAALLPNKDQLVLLGALARLQDLEWTAALVGSATADPDYARQVAAAVDRHGLGGRVQLPGELTGQSLEQQWHAADLSLLVSKVEAFGMAVTESVARGVPVIVRAGTGAVEALGLGAETAPGRPEGAAPTLPGAVVELGDVGDAEPGEGDPEPLAALLRSWLTDPALRAEWRRRALAGRELLPGWDATARQVLGYVAPEASQGDHSSHPPADGE from the coding sequence ATGCTGCCCCCGCCCTCCATCCGGCTCCTGGTTCCCGCGAACATCCGCCATAACTCCGGCGGCAACGTCTACAACGCCGCACTGGTGCAGGGCCTCGAGCAACTGGGAGCCGCTGTCACCATCCAGGCGGTCGCCGGCGACTGGCCGGTGGGCAGCAAGGAAGAACGACGGCGGCTGGCCGGCTTGCTCGGTTCAGGAACCGCAGCAGGGGGCCCGGCGGGGGTGCCCGCCAACACGGTCACGATCGTTGACGGCCTGGTGGCCTCCGGCGCCCCCGAGGCCATGGAGGCTGCCGCCGCCGTCGGCCATGCGCCGTGGGTCCTGCTGCACATGCCCCTGGACGAGCACCCGGACCTCGAAGTCCGGGCACTCCGCGCGGCTGCCGGCGTGATCTGCACCAGCGGCTCAGCCGCCGCGGAGATCAGCCGGCGGCACGGCCTGGCCGGCGTCCGCGCTGCGCTGCCCGGAACCGAGCCTGCCCGGGTGGCGGGGGGATCCGAGCCGCCGCGCCTGCTTGCCGTGGCGGCACTGCTGCCCAACAAGGACCAGCTTGTTCTCCTCGGCGCGCTGGCTCGGCTGCAGGATCTGGAGTGGACGGCAGCCCTCGTCGGTTCGGCGACGGCGGACCCGGACTACGCACGCCAGGTCGCGGCGGCGGTCGACCGGCACGGGCTGGGCGGCCGGGTGCAGCTGCCCGGCGAACTGACAGGCCAGTCGCTCGAGCAGCAGTGGCACGCCGCTGACCTGAGCCTGCTGGTCTCCAAAGTGGAGGCTTTCGGCATGGCGGTCACCGAGTCTGTGGCCCGCGGGGTGCCGGTCATCGTCCGGGCTGGCACCGGGGCGGTGGAGGCGCTGGGACTGGGTGCAGAAACAGCGCCAGGGCGTCCGGAAGGTGCAGCGCCCACCCTGCCTGGCGCCGTCGTCGAACTCGGTGACGTCGGGGATGCTGAGCCCGGGGAGGGGGACCCCGAGCCGCTGGCGGCCCTGCTGCGCAGCTGGCTCACGGACCCCGCTCTGCGTGCCGAATGGCGCCGGCGCGCCCTCGCCGGCCGGGAACTCCTGCCTGGCTGGGACGCCACAGCACGGCAGGTGCTCGGCTACGTGGCACCGGAAGCATCGCAGGGCGACCATTCCTCGCACCCGCCTGCTGATGGAGAATGA
- the upp gene encoding uracil phosphoribosyltransferase, whose amino-acid sequence MRTLVVDHPLVAHKLTVLRDKNTPSPVFRQLTEELVTLLAYEATRDVRTQPVTIETPVATTVGTAFTKPTPLVVPILRAGLGMLEGMTKLVPTAEVGFLGMARDEETLDIITYAERLPDNLSGRQIFVLDPMLATGGTLREAIKFLFKRGAADVTCICLLAAPEGLAKLEDELKDANVTIVLASIDEKLNEKAYIVPGLGDAGDRLYGIAG is encoded by the coding sequence ATGCGCACACTCGTCGTGGACCATCCGCTGGTCGCCCACAAGCTCACCGTCCTGCGGGATAAGAACACCCCCTCGCCGGTCTTCCGCCAGCTCACCGAGGAACTGGTCACGCTCCTCGCCTACGAGGCCACACGCGACGTCCGCACCCAGCCGGTCACCATCGAAACCCCGGTCGCCACCACGGTCGGCACCGCGTTCACCAAACCCACGCCACTGGTGGTCCCCATCCTGCGCGCCGGGCTGGGCATGCTCGAGGGCATGACCAAGCTGGTCCCCACCGCCGAAGTGGGTTTCCTGGGCATGGCCCGCGACGAGGAAACACTGGACATCATCACCTACGCAGAGCGCCTGCCGGACAACCTTTCAGGCCGCCAGATCTTCGTCCTGGACCCCATGCTCGCTACCGGCGGCACTCTGCGTGAGGCCATCAAGTTCCTGTTCAAGCGCGGCGCCGCTGATGTCACCTGCATCTGCCTGCTGGCCGCTCCGGAGGGCCTGGCCAAGCTGGAGGATGAACTCAAGGACGCCAACGTCACCATCGTCCTTGCCTCCATCGACGAGAAGCTGAACGAGAAGGCCTACATCGTGCCCGGCCTGGGTGACGCCGGCGACCGGCTCTACGGCATCGCCGGGTAG
- a CDS encoding nucleoside deaminase, whose product MAPADPQHLAWMGLALEEARRALATEDVPIGAVVIGPDGTVLGTGRNEREALGDPTAHAEVVAIREAAARLRERAALNGGSGDGWRLEDCTLVVTLEPCAMCAGAIVLARIHRVVFGAWDEKAGAAGSVFDILRERRLNHWVEVYAGVQEEECGLLLREFFAAHRASG is encoded by the coding sequence ATGGCCCCGGCAGATCCGCAACACCTGGCATGGATGGGCCTTGCCCTCGAAGAAGCCCGGCGGGCCCTGGCAACCGAGGACGTGCCGATAGGCGCCGTCGTGATCGGTCCGGACGGGACGGTCCTGGGTACCGGACGTAACGAACGCGAGGCCCTCGGGGACCCCACCGCCCACGCCGAGGTGGTGGCCATCCGTGAGGCCGCCGCGCGGCTGCGGGAACGCGCGGCTCTCAACGGCGGCAGTGGCGACGGCTGGCGGCTGGAGGACTGCACGCTGGTGGTGACCCTGGAACCGTGCGCCATGTGTGCCGGAGCGATCGTTCTGGCCAGGATTCACCGCGTGGTGTTCGGGGCCTGGGATGAGAAGGCCGGGGCTGCGGGCTCTGTGTTCGACATTCTGCGCGAACGCCGCCTGAACCACTGGGTGGAGGTCTATGCCGGAGTGCAGGAGGAGGAATGCGGCCTGCTGCTGCGGGAGTTCTTCGCGGCGCACCGCGCCAGCGGCTAG
- a CDS encoding 6-pyruvoyl trahydropterin synthase family protein yields the protein MFSLTVRRHFMIAHSLPREAFGPAQGLHGATFVAEVTFRRRALNDDAIVLDIGAAGGMIEEVLAGLNYRNLDDHPDFAGKLSTTEALAQYIAGAVAERLREDKDGRELAGLDVTLRENPDAWASYALEFGALKFQAPEFERR from the coding sequence TTGTTCAGCCTGACCGTTCGCCGCCACTTCATGATCGCCCACAGCCTTCCCCGGGAGGCGTTCGGGCCTGCCCAGGGCCTGCACGGTGCCACCTTCGTGGCAGAGGTGACCTTCCGCCGTCGTGCCCTCAATGACGACGCCATTGTGCTGGACATCGGCGCCGCCGGCGGGATGATCGAGGAGGTGCTGGCCGGGCTCAACTACCGCAACCTGGACGACCACCCGGACTTCGCCGGGAAACTGAGCACCACGGAGGCGCTGGCGCAGTACATTGCCGGCGCCGTCGCAGAGCGCCTGCGGGAGGACAAGGACGGCCGGGAACTCGCCGGCCTGGACGTCACCCTGCGGGAAAACCCCGATGCCTGGGCGAGCTATGCCCTCGAGTTCGGAGCCCTCAAGTTCCAGGCCCCCGAGTTCGAGCGCCGCTGA
- a CDS encoding GH32 C-terminal domain-containing protein has translation MTRRTKALLSLGTAMALTAASFAIATNPARATDPDPATQQCRPYLHYTPEANWMNDPNGLVYHNGKYHMYYQYNPNGTRWGNMSWGHASSTDLIHWDEQPLAIPRGINGNDQVIEEIFSGSVVVDTLNSSGFGTLQNPPLVAVYTSNYTNSHPLYPGKQAQSLAFSLDDGQTWAKYGNNPVLNRNTSSFRDPKVFRYDNPSGADYWVMAAVEADEHRVLFYKSTDLKQWDYLDDFGPANAIGGQWECPDLFPLAVDGNPNNVKWVLAVNINPGGVGGGSGGQYFVGSFNGTTFTAENIDPADQLPPGNVIAGFNGGNYSRWNVQNDPSNSSGPWGSAPASGSLSGQMAVTGNIGAGLVNGFHGGDAPVGTMESAPFTVDKDHLNFLVGGGKHAREPGQQSGNQAPPGYLLFDGFDYPGTLTQAGWQLTDDFQAALNPSTSGGEFAIGKRINTFEGGPHQDDNVGTITSPEFYLTNTNIGFLLGGGERTDGQLQVELLVGGVPVRTATGTNSGDLNWKNWDVSPWYGQIARIRIVDNATGPWGHLTLDNMVLGSEPAKVRSSETTVNLVVNGQTVRSATGANSEQLAWTAWDVSAFKGSQATIKIVDNNRGGWGHILADEFVSSDESRLEPHDWLDSGRDYYATVSFNNAPGGKRIMLGWMNNWDYGQDTPTTTWRGTMTLPREVVLTQTPAGPRLRQQVVTQADALKNTAETYTASAQDIRPGTTTLPVTGDVVQIDAEFSPGTASSFGLTVLGNASESTRIGYAPATQRLSIDRTNSGNEGFHPAFTSVEDPRVELINGRLRLRLYVDRASVELFAQDGLTTITDQVFPNAGANNISVFSEGGTARLESLTVTPMNQAMWGG, from the coding sequence ATGACCAGACGCACCAAAGCATTGCTGTCACTCGGGACGGCCATGGCCCTCACTGCCGCCTCTTTCGCCATCGCAACAAATCCTGCCCGGGCCACCGACCCGGATCCGGCTACGCAGCAATGCCGGCCCTATCTGCATTACACGCCGGAGGCCAACTGGATGAATGACCCCAACGGGCTCGTCTACCACAACGGCAAGTACCACATGTACTACCAGTACAACCCCAACGGAACCCGCTGGGGAAACATGAGCTGGGGCCACGCCTCCTCGACCGACCTGATCCACTGGGACGAACAACCGCTCGCCATCCCGCGAGGAATCAACGGAAACGACCAGGTCATCGAAGAAATCTTCTCCGGATCCGTGGTGGTGGACACCCTGAACAGCAGCGGGTTCGGAACTCTGCAGAACCCGCCTCTGGTTGCCGTGTACACAAGCAACTACACAAACTCCCACCCGCTCTATCCCGGCAAGCAAGCACAATCGCTGGCCTTTAGCCTTGACGACGGGCAAACCTGGGCCAAGTACGGCAACAACCCGGTCCTCAACCGGAATACCTCCAGCTTCCGCGACCCCAAGGTCTTCCGGTACGACAACCCGTCTGGAGCGGACTATTGGGTGATGGCCGCCGTGGAAGCCGACGAGCACCGGGTCCTCTTCTACAAGAGCACCGACCTCAAACAATGGGACTACCTGGACGACTTCGGGCCGGCAAATGCCATAGGCGGGCAGTGGGAGTGTCCTGACCTGTTCCCCCTGGCCGTCGATGGGAACCCCAATAACGTCAAATGGGTCCTCGCCGTGAACATCAACCCGGGCGGCGTGGGCGGTGGCAGCGGCGGGCAGTACTTCGTCGGATCCTTCAACGGCACAACGTTCACCGCCGAGAACATCGATCCCGCCGACCAGCTTCCACCCGGCAACGTCATTGCCGGCTTCAACGGCGGCAACTACAGCCGCTGGAACGTCCAGAACGATCCGTCGAACAGTTCCGGTCCCTGGGGAAGCGCCCCAGCCTCCGGAAGTCTTTCAGGACAAATGGCGGTCACGGGCAACATCGGAGCCGGACTGGTGAACGGTTTCCACGGTGGAGATGCTCCCGTGGGCACCATGGAATCAGCACCTTTCACCGTGGACAAGGACCACCTCAACTTCCTGGTCGGCGGCGGAAAGCACGCGCGGGAACCCGGCCAGCAGTCGGGAAACCAGGCTCCTCCGGGCTATCTGCTGTTCGACGGCTTCGACTACCCCGGAACGCTCACCCAAGCCGGCTGGCAACTCACCGACGACTTCCAGGCGGCACTGAACCCCTCCACGTCCGGCGGTGAATTCGCCATCGGGAAACGGATCAACACCTTCGAAGGAGGCCCGCACCAGGACGACAACGTCGGCACCATCACCTCGCCTGAGTTCTACCTGACCAACACCAACATCGGCTTCCTTCTTGGCGGCGGCGAACGGACTGACGGCCAACTCCAGGTCGAACTGCTGGTGGGCGGAGTGCCGGTCCGCACCGCTACCGGCACCAACTCAGGAGACCTGAACTGGAAGAACTGGGACGTTTCACCGTGGTACGGCCAGATCGCCCGCATCAGAATCGTGGACAACGCAACCGGCCCATGGGGGCATCTGACGCTGGACAACATGGTCCTCGGTTCGGAACCGGCAAAAGTCCGGAGCAGCGAAACCACGGTGAACCTTGTGGTCAACGGCCAGACAGTCCGCAGCGCAACCGGCGCTAATTCGGAACAATTGGCATGGACCGCCTGGGACGTCAGCGCCTTCAAGGGCAGCCAGGCCACCATTAAGATCGTGGACAATAACCGCGGCGGATGGGGGCACATCCTGGCGGATGAGTTTGTCTCCTCGGACGAATCCCGCCTTGAGCCGCACGACTGGCTGGACTCGGGCAGGGACTACTACGCCACGGTGTCCTTCAACAATGCTCCCGGCGGAAAGCGCATCATGCTGGGCTGGATGAACAACTGGGACTACGGCCAGGACACCCCCACCACCACCTGGCGTGGAACCATGACCCTGCCACGTGAAGTCGTCCTAACCCAGACGCCTGCAGGCCCAAGGTTGCGGCAACAGGTGGTGACCCAGGCCGACGCGTTGAAGAACACAGCCGAGACGTACACGGCATCCGCCCAGGACATTCGGCCGGGAACCACCACGCTCCCGGTCACGGGGGACGTGGTACAGATTGATGCCGAGTTCTCCCCTGGCACCGCGTCGTCGTTTGGACTGACGGTGCTCGGAAACGCCAGCGAATCAACCCGGATCGGTTACGCGCCGGCCACGCAACGGCTCTCTATCGACAGGACCAACTCCGGGAACGAGGGTTTCCATCCGGCCTTCACTTCAGTAGAGGACCCGCGGGTCGAGTTGATCAATGGCCGGCTCCGCCTGCGCCTGTATGTAGACCGGGCATCCGTGGAGCTTTTCGCCCAGGACGGCCTGACAACCATCACGGACCAGGTCTTCCCCAACGCAGGCGCGAACAACATCTCGGTCTTCTCCGAAGGAGGAACCGCACGGCTCGAAAGTCTGACGGTGACTCCAATGAACCAGGCCATGTGGGGCGGCTGA
- a CDS encoding DNA glycosylase AlkZ-like family protein, translated as MTTHVPSAATLETATALTPELLRAWAWHRQGLDGTLEGRTSQEVLATAGWARSVGANPYLTLFARAGMRRDQVDTDVRELRIHELPTARGCTYVLGREDFDWALSLGKSAEEAFRVLARLGVDRGEITLLEEQILHVLGEAESPLDPRQLKEELGESVRSLGEEGKKKGAATTLPTALGLLQADGRIRRVPVNGRLDQQRYAYTPWGLPPSRLRPEGAREELIRRYLGWTGGATIKQSQWFTGFTLTDTKAALAAVGAVEVPTAAGDVLWMLPADVERLADFSPPDREQIQLLAGTDSLVLHRRNAGDLFADADRDRKLLNTTLALQADLPDHPIFDRGTIIGLWQYDPGRERIAAWLFAGRTPAVEQRIAEVEAWIREDLGDFRSFSLDSPASRQERIDALDAAGG; from the coding sequence ATGACCACCCACGTCCCGTCTGCTGCCACCCTGGAAACTGCTACGGCCCTCACCCCGGAGCTTCTCCGTGCCTGGGCCTGGCACCGGCAGGGGCTGGACGGCACGCTCGAAGGCCGCACGTCGCAGGAGGTGCTCGCCACGGCGGGCTGGGCGCGGTCCGTGGGCGCCAATCCCTACCTGACCCTCTTCGCCCGTGCCGGAATGCGCCGCGACCAGGTGGACACGGACGTCCGCGAGCTTAGGATCCACGAACTGCCCACCGCCCGCGGCTGCACCTACGTGCTGGGCCGGGAGGACTTCGACTGGGCGCTGAGCCTCGGCAAAAGCGCTGAGGAGGCCTTCCGGGTGCTGGCCCGGCTGGGCGTGGACCGCGGCGAGATCACGTTGCTGGAGGAGCAGATCCTGCATGTTCTCGGCGAAGCCGAGAGTCCGCTGGACCCCAGGCAGCTCAAGGAGGAGCTGGGGGAGTCGGTCCGGAGCCTGGGCGAGGAAGGCAAGAAAAAGGGGGCCGCCACCACGCTGCCCACGGCGCTGGGGCTGTTGCAGGCAGACGGCCGGATCCGCCGTGTTCCGGTCAACGGGCGGCTGGACCAGCAGCGCTATGCCTACACGCCGTGGGGCCTGCCGCCCAGCCGGCTCCGCCCAGAAGGCGCCCGCGAGGAACTGATCCGCCGCTACCTCGGCTGGACGGGCGGCGCCACCATCAAGCAATCCCAGTGGTTCACCGGCTTCACCCTCACCGACACCAAGGCGGCGCTCGCCGCCGTCGGGGCCGTGGAGGTTCCCACCGCCGCGGGCGACGTGCTCTGGATGTTGCCGGCCGACGTCGAACGCCTCGCGGACTTCAGTCCGCCGGACCGGGAGCAGATCCAGTTGCTGGCCGGCACCGATTCGCTCGTGCTGCACCGCCGGAACGCCGGTGACCTGTTCGCGGACGCGGACCGGGACCGGAAGCTGCTGAACACCACCCTGGCGCTGCAGGCGGATTTGCCGGACCACCCCATCTTTGACCGCGGCACGATCATCGGACTCTGGCAGTACGACCCCGGCAGGGAAAGGATCGCCGCCTGGCTCTTTGCCGGCCGGACGCCCGCCGTCGAACAGCGCATTGCCGAGGTTGAGGCGTGGATCCGGGAGGACCTGGGCGACTTCCGCTCCTTCAGCCTTGATTCACCGGCGTCCCGCCAGGAGCGGATCGACGCGCTCGACGCCGCCGGCGGCTAG
- a CDS encoding zinc-dependent alcohol dehydrogenase translates to MTTSQQHTEATAYWTVGPCRGELRSEALPAPGPEEALVRSLYSGISKGTELVVHQAAVPPCVAEEMRAPHQEGSFPSPVKFGYLSVGVVEQGPDNWVGQTVFCLHPHQDRYVVPVSALTRVPDGVPPRRAVLTGTVETAVNALWEAGPRLGDRVAVIGAGLVGGMVATLLRTFPLARLQLVDLDPNRKNLADALGVDFAHPDDALPDCDIVFHCSASESGLERSLKLVGDEGDIIEMSWYADRKITIPLGEDFHARRLSIRASQVGAVARARRHRRTNADRLELAVSLLADPVFDAFLTGASAFAELPGVVQDLAGGRLDALCHVIEYPATEDPLTEDHLTEDHQTATTETAR, encoded by the coding sequence ATGACTACTTCCCAGCAGCACACCGAAGCGACAGCATATTGGACCGTGGGCCCCTGCCGGGGTGAACTGCGCAGCGAGGCCTTGCCCGCCCCCGGCCCGGAGGAGGCACTGGTCCGCTCGCTGTACTCGGGCATCAGCAAGGGCACCGAGCTCGTCGTCCACCAGGCCGCCGTTCCGCCCTGCGTCGCCGAGGAGATGCGCGCCCCGCACCAGGAGGGCTCCTTCCCGTCGCCGGTAAAGTTCGGCTACCTGTCCGTGGGGGTGGTAGAGCAGGGCCCGGATAACTGGGTGGGGCAAACCGTGTTCTGCCTGCATCCGCACCAGGACCGCTACGTGGTGCCGGTGTCGGCGCTCACCCGCGTTCCCGATGGCGTTCCGCCCCGCCGCGCCGTCCTCACCGGCACCGTGGAGACGGCCGTGAACGCCCTTTGGGAAGCGGGGCCAAGGCTGGGTGACCGCGTCGCCGTGATCGGCGCCGGGCTGGTGGGCGGCATGGTGGCCACGCTGCTGCGCACGTTTCCCCTGGCGCGGCTCCAGCTCGTCGACCTGGACCCCAACCGCAAGAACCTGGCCGATGCGCTGGGCGTGGACTTCGCACACCCGGACGACGCCCTGCCGGACTGCGACATTGTGTTCCACTGCTCCGCGTCCGAAAGCGGGCTGGAGCGCAGCCTGAAGCTCGTGGGGGACGAGGGCGACATCATCGAGATGTCCTGGTACGCCGACCGGAAAATCACGATCCCGCTTGGCGAGGACTTCCACGCCCGCAGGCTGTCCATTCGGGCCAGCCAGGTGGGGGCCGTGGCACGGGCCCGCCGGCACCGCCGGACCAACGCCGACCGGCTGGAGCTCGCCGTGTCCCTGCTGGCAGATCCGGTGTTCGACGCCTTCCTCACGGGTGCCTCCGCGTTCGCCGAGCTGCCCGGCGTGGTCCAGGACCTGGCCGGCGGCCGGCTCGACGCGCTGTGCCACGTGATTGAGTATCCCGCCACTGAAGATCCCCTGACCGAAGACCACCTGACCGAAGACCACCAGACCGCCACCACCGAAACAGCGAGGTAA
- a CDS encoding HAD-IA family hydrolase translates to MSLPADSATITLTARAVLFDMDGTLVDSTAIVERVWTEFAGRYGLDIAEILRTSHGVQALDTVRRFAPEGADVYALAAELGHMELTETDGIVAVPGALKLLDSLPAGAVALVTSASRDLATVRMAAAGVAMPAAVVTSENVSRGKPHPEGYLLGASLLGADPSETVVFEDAPAGIAAGVAAGIRTVAVGPNTGVLPDGVLHIPDYTAVSASVETGEDGRPAISLRL, encoded by the coding sequence ATGAGCCTTCCTGCCGACTCCGCCACCATCACGCTGACAGCCCGGGCCGTCCTGTTCGACATGGACGGCACCCTGGTGGATTCCACGGCCATCGTGGAGCGCGTGTGGACAGAATTTGCCGGACGCTACGGCCTTGATATCGCGGAAATCCTCCGCACCTCCCACGGAGTGCAGGCGCTGGATACGGTCCGCCGCTTCGCTCCCGAGGGTGCCGACGTCTACGCCCTGGCCGCCGAGCTGGGACACATGGAACTGACCGAGACCGACGGCATCGTCGCGGTGCCGGGTGCGCTGAAGCTGCTCGACTCCCTGCCGGCCGGCGCCGTGGCACTGGTGACCTCGGCGTCCCGCGACCTCGCCACCGTCCGGATGGCGGCGGCAGGGGTGGCGATGCCGGCGGCGGTTGTCACCTCCGAGAACGTGTCCCGCGGCAAACCGCATCCCGAGGGCTACCTGCTCGGCGCGTCCCTGCTCGGTGCCGACCCCTCGGAGACGGTGGTGTTCGAGGACGCTCCCGCCGGCATCGCAGCAGGAGTCGCCGCCGGCATCCGGACCGTCGCGGTGGGCCCGAACACCGGCGTCCTTCCCGACGGCGTGCTGCACATTCCGGACTACACCGCCGTTTCCGCGTCGGTGGAGACCGGTGAGGACGGGCGCCCGGCGATCTCCCTGCGGCTGTAG
- a CDS encoding VOC family protein — MDWKLELVFVPVSDVDRAKDFYVNKVGFNADYDERPMDGLRFVQLTPPGSGCSIAIGEGLNDAPPGTAPSLQLVVSDINAAHDQLKANGVDVSDVDIQDWGHFVYFADPDGNKWAVQYLPNRPNG, encoded by the coding sequence ATGGACTGGAAACTTGAACTCGTCTTCGTACCCGTGTCCGACGTGGACCGCGCCAAGGACTTCTACGTCAACAAGGTCGGTTTCAACGCCGACTACGATGAGCGGCCCATGGACGGCCTCCGCTTCGTCCAGCTGACCCCGCCTGGTTCGGGCTGCTCGATCGCCATTGGGGAAGGCCTCAACGATGCTCCTCCGGGCACGGCGCCCAGCCTTCAGCTGGTGGTGAGCGACATCAACGCCGCCCACGACCAGCTCAAGGCTAACGGCGTGGACGTCAGCGACGTGGACATCCAGGACTGGGGCCACTTCGTCTACTTCGCCGACCCGGACGGCAACAAGTGGGCGGTGCAGTACCTCCCCAACCGGCCGAACGGCTGA
- a CDS encoding phosphatase PAP2 family protein, which translates to MKSLTERYGRWLGPYAALWITLVIGGFLVVVLTLLSAEVYNSVVDQDGVSGLDKPALQLAKEYRNPGLDSAVTAFTNIGGGIGMPILASLLVAWLIYVSRSWRPLILVGGAAAVSITATSVGKTLLGRTRPDHVDAVPPFEFSPSFPSGHTLNTTVVIGIVVYLVCLEFRKTSARTWVIIAGAVFIIAMGLSRVFLGHHWLTDVMAAWLIGAAWVGVVILAHRMFHVIRRREQAGPAPTFEHPAHLKNGKAEQKDRLQGTSDAGGGAGNRGGEPSPG; encoded by the coding sequence ATGAAGTCCCTGACTGAGCGGTACGGCAGGTGGCTGGGGCCGTACGCGGCCCTGTGGATCACCCTCGTCATCGGAGGCTTCCTGGTGGTCGTCCTGACGCTCCTCAGCGCTGAGGTATACAACAGCGTCGTGGACCAGGACGGCGTTTCGGGGCTGGACAAACCCGCCCTCCAGCTGGCCAAGGAATACCGGAACCCCGGACTCGACTCAGCTGTTACGGCCTTCACCAACATCGGTGGCGGCATTGGCATGCCCATCCTGGCGAGCCTCCTGGTGGCCTGGCTGATCTATGTCAGCCGCAGCTGGCGGCCGCTCATCCTGGTGGGCGGTGCGGCGGCAGTCTCGATCACCGCCACCAGCGTGGGCAAGACGCTGCTGGGCCGCACCCGTCCTGACCATGTGGACGCCGTTCCGCCGTTTGAATTCTCGCCGTCGTTTCCCAGCGGGCACACGCTGAACACCACCGTGGTGATCGGCATCGTGGTGTACCTGGTGTGCCTGGAGTTCCGGAAGACCTCGGCACGGACGTGGGTGATCATCGCGGGGGCGGTGTTCATCATCGCCATGGGACTGAGCCGCGTGTTCCTCGGCCACCACTGGCTGACAGACGTGATGGCAGCCTGGTTGATCGGCGCGGCCTGGGTGGGCGTGGTGATCCTGGCCCACAGGATGTTCCATGTCATCCGCCGGCGGGAGCAAGCCGGCCCCGCGCCCACGTTCGAGCACCCGGCCCATCTGAAGAACGGCAAAGCCGAGCAAAAGGACCGCCTTCAGGGCACCTCCGATGCCGGGGGAGGAGCCGGAAACCGGGGCGGCGAGCCAAGCCCCGGGTGA